The Streptomyces cynarae genome contains a region encoding:
- a CDS encoding rhamnogalacturonan acetylesterase, which translates to MRRFTLALLVALTAASAFQAAPAQAHGRAPGGLGIENCSATACHFDVPPGDYDVSVELGGADASGTAITGETRRSLLPETAVDAGRRVHRSFTVNVRTPEGEPTGPDGSPGLDLTIGGPAPALADIRVTPALPQALGSARAGGTPILRHIYLIGDSTVCDQPADPYSGWGQQLPQYLRKGLAVANYADSGESTVTYLADPRLWATVRPLIRPHDLVLIQLAHNDKQTDESTYRTNLETLVTGVRDKGGEPVLVTPIVRRWFNADGTLNNNTALLVNGLGVDHPAVIRSVAAAEHVPLIDLTARTKALVESLGVEGSKSIYLYNEKRDNTHTSVHGATVYAGLVRDELVAQDLIPEGLSR; encoded by the coding sequence ATGAGACGTTTCACCCTCGCGCTGCTGGTGGCGCTGACCGCCGCCTCCGCGTTCCAGGCCGCACCGGCCCAGGCCCACGGACGTGCGCCCGGCGGCCTCGGCATCGAGAACTGCTCGGCGACCGCCTGCCACTTCGACGTGCCGCCCGGCGACTACGACGTGAGCGTGGAACTCGGCGGTGCGGACGCCTCCGGCACCGCCATCACGGGTGAGACCCGGCGCTCCCTGCTGCCGGAGACGGCCGTCGACGCCGGGCGTCGCGTCCACCGCAGCTTCACCGTGAACGTCCGTACGCCGGAAGGCGAACCCACCGGCCCGGACGGCTCCCCGGGCCTCGACCTGACGATCGGCGGCCCGGCCCCGGCCCTCGCGGACATCCGCGTGACCCCGGCTCTCCCCCAAGCTCTCGGCTCCGCTCGAGCAGGGGGGACCCCCATCCTCCGCCACATCTACCTCATCGGCGACTCAACGGTGTGCGACCAGCCCGCCGACCCGTACTCGGGCTGGGGCCAGCAGTTGCCCCAGTACCTCCGCAAGGGGCTCGCCGTCGCCAACTACGCCGACTCCGGCGAGAGTACGGTCACCTACCTCGCCGATCCCCGACTCTGGGCGACCGTCCGGCCGTTGATCCGCCCGCACGACCTGGTCCTCATCCAACTCGCCCACAACGACAAGCAGACCGACGAGTCGACCTACCGGACGAATCTGGAGACCCTCGTCACGGGTGTGCGCGACAAGGGTGGTGAGCCGGTGCTCGTGACACCGATCGTCCGCCGCTGGTTCAATGCTGACGGTACGCTGAACAACAACACCGCGCTGCTGGTGAACGGCCTCGGCGTGGACCACCCCGCGGTGATCCGCTCGGTGGCCGCCGCCGAGCACGTCCCGCTGATCGACCTGACGGCCAGGACCAAGGCGCTGGTGGAGTCTCTGGGCGTCGAGGGCTCCAAGTCCATCTATCTGTACAACGAGAAGCGGGACAACACGCATACGTCCGTCCATGGCGCGACTGTGTACGCGGGTCTGGTGCGCGACGAGTTGGTGGCGCAAGATCTGATACCGGAGGGTCTTTCACGTTAG
- a CDS encoding flavin monoamine oxidase family protein produces MRTTTPWESTEPLPERSTPAALSAVPADGLPDATRPRRRVLVIGAGMAGLVAGYELLRRGHEPLILEARARVGGRIHTVRDLAPGLYAEFGAMRIPRVHALTLGYCREFGLALRPGTARSPRTLAYVGGRRLTLEEAEADPRLLPFPLASYEANRTREEMWREATEEIRDLYQREGKEALEALAAKYDAYSIRGFLKARGWSEGAIERYAVMSFSESTLNTAVMQEFREVIGEAYDDVQEVVGGMDRLPMAFYERLAPHIRFGVEVIALEQDGTSVTVRARVGGDRISFTGDEAICTLPFSVLRGLEVNPPFSHGKQKAVRQLHYDAATKIFFQVRRPFWEETDGIRGGTTVTDLPVRRVIYPAHPGSPRSRTVLLASYTWGQDALQWSAMSPDQRVERALRDVSRIHPEILDEFEAGISHSWYQDPYAMGAYALFEPEQQTSLAADINRSEGRIHFAGEHCSQWPAWIEGAVESGIRAARRIHLGQTV; encoded by the coding sequence ATGAGGACCACGACTCCCTGGGAATCCACCGAACCGCTGCCCGAGCGGAGCACCCCCGCCGCTCTGAGCGCCGTCCCCGCCGACGGACTGCCGGACGCGACCCGCCCGCGTCGGCGCGTCCTGGTCATCGGGGCGGGCATGGCGGGCCTGGTGGCCGGCTACGAACTGCTGCGCCGCGGGCACGAACCACTGATCCTGGAGGCCCGCGCCCGCGTCGGCGGTCGCATCCACACCGTACGGGACCTCGCACCGGGCCTGTACGCCGAGTTCGGCGCCATGCGCATCCCGCGGGTGCACGCGCTGACCCTGGGCTACTGCCGGGAGTTCGGCCTCGCCCTGCGGCCCGGCACCGCGCGCAGCCCGAGGACGCTCGCGTACGTCGGGGGCCGCCGGCTCACCCTGGAGGAGGCCGAGGCCGACCCGCGACTGCTGCCGTTCCCGCTGGCCTCGTACGAGGCGAACCGCACCCGCGAGGAGATGTGGCGGGAGGCCACCGAGGAGATACGGGACCTCTACCAGCGTGAGGGCAAGGAGGCGTTGGAGGCGCTGGCCGCCAAGTACGACGCGTACTCGATCCGTGGCTTCCTCAAGGCGCGGGGCTGGTCGGAGGGCGCGATCGAACGCTACGCCGTGATGTCGTTCTCCGAGTCCACCCTCAACACGGCCGTCATGCAGGAGTTCCGGGAGGTGATCGGAGAGGCGTACGACGACGTGCAGGAAGTCGTCGGCGGAATGGACCGGTTGCCGATGGCCTTTTACGAACGGCTCGCGCCGCACATCCGCTTCGGAGTGGAGGTCATCGCGCTGGAACAGGACGGCACTTCGGTGACGGTGCGGGCCCGGGTGGGCGGCGACCGCATCTCCTTCACCGGTGACGAGGCCATTTGCACGCTTCCGTTCTCCGTACTGCGCGGGCTCGAGGTGAATCCGCCGTTCTCGCACGGGAAACAGAAGGCCGTACGGCAACTCCACTACGACGCCGCGACGAAGATCTTCTTCCAGGTGCGCCGCCCGTTCTGGGAGGAGACCGACGGGATTCGCGGCGGCACCACCGTGACCGACCTTCCGGTGCGCCGCGTCATCTACCCGGCCCACCCCGGCTCGCCCAGGTCCCGTACCGTGCTGCTGGCCAGTTACACCTGGGGGCAGGACGCCCTCCAGTGGTCGGCGATGAGCCCTGACCAGCGGGTGGAACGGGCGCTGCGCGACGTCTCCCGCATCCATCCGGAAATACTGGACGAGTTCGAGGCGGGAATCAGCCACTCCTGGTACCAGGATCCCTACGCAATGGGCGCTTATGCCCTGTTCGAACCGGAACAGCAGACCTCTCTGGCGGCCGATATCAATCGCTCCGAAGGCCGTATCCATTTCGCCGGTGAACACTGCTCGCAGTGGCCTGCCTGGATCGAGGGGGCGGTGGAATCGGGTATCCGGGCGGCCCGCCGAATCCATCTCGGCCAGACTGTGTGA
- a CDS encoding isocitrate lyase/PEP mutase family protein yields MNPFAALHHTQTPLFLPNAWDHASAAALAAAGFGAIGTTSLGVAAAAGLPDGAAATREATLRLTRRLGGEPFLLTVDAGGGFSDDPEQVAELARELHAAGAVGVNLEDGLGPVGLHAAKVAAVKSAVPDLFVNARTDTYWLGDGDRADTLRRLDAYQEAGADGVFVPGVADPEGITDLVKHVEVPLNVLHSPTGPTLPALADLGVRRVSLGSLLYRHALGAALETAADIAAGRAPEGTAPSYDDVQALCGPRSGR; encoded by the coding sequence ATGAACCCTTTCGCCGCACTCCACCACACCCAGACCCCTCTCTTCCTCCCCAACGCCTGGGACCACGCCTCCGCGGCCGCCCTCGCCGCCGCGGGCTTCGGCGCCATCGGCACCACCAGCCTCGGAGTCGCCGCGGCCGCGGGGCTGCCCGACGGGGCGGCGGCGACTCGCGAGGCGACCCTGCGTCTCACCCGCCGGCTCGGCGGGGAACCCTTCCTCCTGACGGTCGACGCCGGGGGCGGCTTCAGCGACGACCCCGAGCAGGTCGCGGAGTTGGCCCGCGAACTGCACGCCGCGGGAGCCGTCGGCGTCAACCTGGAGGACGGGCTCGGGCCCGTCGGGCTGCACGCCGCGAAGGTCGCCGCCGTGAAGTCCGCCGTGCCGGACCTCTTCGTGAACGCCCGGACCGACACGTACTGGCTCGGCGACGGGGACCGGGCGGACACACTGCGCCGCCTGGACGCGTACCAGGAGGCGGGAGCGGACGGGGTGTTCGTGCCGGGAGTCGCCGATCCCGAGGGGATCACCGACCTCGTGAAGCACGTGGAGGTTCCGCTCAACGTCCTTCACTCACCGACCGGTCCCACCCTTCCCGCCCTCGCAGACCTCGGCGTACGCCGCGTCAGCCTCGGCTCGCTCCTCTACCGGCACGCCCTCGGCGCCGCCCTGGAGACGGCGGCGGACATCGCGGCCGGGCGCGCTCCGGAAGGCACTGCGCCGTCGTACGACGACGTCCAGGCGCTCTGCGGCCCACGCTCCGGCCGGTAG
- a CDS encoding LuxR family transcriptional regulator yields the protein MTRDDATAVVGRVVELLQDLADVPIETLRSIAQESSVTHAVQLTEALLQLTPSGSSAGWLRCLLSELLFIAGRPADSVATVAALPQGAVAPSVAGSAAVAEVLSGALLHPHSAEASARRRLRAVAGDIDRDPAAIAAASVMADCQARAGDMEEALHWSRLVAHHADLVPSPFWSMHLLVEAAARLADAGEDAEAEKLAERVRARWDRAPYPGIEAALARVQAKVLIQRGLWSPLNRQVNDVAAAATPERGERLHAPLLLAQLSIAAVYAGDLPTAQTRIEACRRLLPERGAAVWDTRHAPEVPWAELLWEECDGGPKRAVHRLTRLARDPRAPLVRLFATVPGAAAWAARIAVDAGQRGLARHIGAVTEDVRARQPVRAALSAEHVRGVLDRDPVALARAATQHRHAWARARAASDLAASLEDRAGPPPAWQSEPGRHRGSWHVVPAAQPERDDGGQESGWEALSGREQQVARLAAAGLTNRQIASRVHCSVHTVNFHLRSVFRKLKITSRVEIGRHLASEARAHPTG from the coding sequence ATGACCAGGGATGACGCGACGGCCGTGGTGGGACGGGTCGTGGAGCTGCTCCAGGACCTCGCGGACGTTCCGATCGAGACCTTGCGCAGCATCGCCCAGGAGTCCTCGGTCACGCACGCGGTGCAGCTCACCGAAGCGCTGTTGCAGCTGACCCCGTCGGGTTCGTCGGCCGGCTGGCTGCGCTGCCTGCTGTCCGAGCTGCTCTTCATCGCGGGCCGGCCCGCCGACAGCGTGGCCACCGTGGCGGCGCTGCCGCAGGGCGCGGTGGCGCCCTCCGTCGCCGGAAGTGCCGCCGTGGCCGAGGTGCTCTCCGGCGCGTTGCTGCATCCGCATTCCGCGGAGGCTTCCGCCCGCCGACGGCTGCGGGCGGTCGCGGGGGACATCGACCGGGATCCGGCGGCGATCGCGGCCGCCTCGGTGATGGCGGACTGCCAGGCGCGGGCCGGGGACATGGAGGAGGCGCTCCACTGGTCACGCCTGGTGGCGCACCACGCCGACCTGGTGCCCTCCCCGTTCTGGAGCATGCACCTGCTGGTCGAGGCGGCTGCGCGGCTGGCGGACGCCGGTGAGGACGCGGAGGCGGAGAAGCTGGCCGAACGGGTCCGCGCGCGGTGGGACCGGGCGCCCTACCCGGGCATCGAGGCCGCCCTGGCCCGGGTGCAGGCCAAGGTGCTGATCCAGCGCGGCCTGTGGTCTCCGCTGAACAGGCAGGTCAATGACGTCGCGGCGGCCGCGACTCCGGAGCGGGGGGAGCGCCTGCACGCGCCGCTGCTGCTGGCGCAGTTGAGCATCGCCGCCGTGTACGCAGGCGACCTGCCCACCGCGCAGACCCGGATTGAGGCCTGCCGGCGGCTTCTGCCGGAGCGGGGCGCCGCGGTGTGGGACACCCGGCACGCACCCGAGGTGCCGTGGGCGGAACTGCTGTGGGAGGAGTGCGACGGCGGCCCGAAACGGGCGGTGCACCGGCTCACCCGGCTGGCCCGCGACCCGCGCGCCCCGCTGGTGCGGCTCTTCGCGACGGTGCCCGGCGCGGCGGCGTGGGCGGCCCGGATCGCGGTGGACGCCGGTCAGCGCGGTCTGGCCCGGCACATCGGCGCCGTCACCGAGGACGTACGCGCCCGGCAGCCGGTCCGGGCGGCCCTGTCGGCCGAGCACGTCCGGGGCGTGCTCGACCGCGACCCGGTGGCCCTGGCGAGGGCGGCGACGCAGCACCGGCACGCCTGGGCGAGGGCACGTGCGGCGAGCGATCTCGCCGCGAGCCTGGAAGACCGGGCCGGTCCTCCCCCGGCGTGGCAGAGCGAGCCGGGACGGCACCGCGGCAGCTGGCACGTGGTGCCGGCCGCGCAGCCGGAACGGGACGACGGCGGGCAGGAGTCGGGCTGGGAGGCCCTCAGCGGGCGGGAGCAGCAGGTGGCACGGCTGGCCGCAGCCGGCCTGACGAACCGCCAGATCGCCTCGCGGGTGCACTGCTCCGTCCACACGGTCAACTTCCATCTGCGCAGCGTGTTCCGGAAGCTGAAGATCACCTCCCGGGTGGAGATCGGCCGCCATCTGGCCTCCGAGGCCCGGGCGCACCCGACGGGGTGA